Part of the Stackebrandtia endophytica genome is shown below.
GCGCCTGCTCAGCGGGATGAGCCAACGCGAACTCGCCAAGCGCCTGGGCACCACTCAGCGGTACATCTGGGAGATCGAAGCGGGCAAGCCATCGATCTTCATGGACCGACTGTTCGCGGTGATGCGAGAGACGAACATGCAGCTCACCGCCACCATCGAAACCGAGGACGACCGTGGCTGAATTGATAGTGGAGCTGTATGGCAGGCACATCGGAACACTGAGCGGAACATGGCGCACCTTCGATTTCACCGCCACAGCACGCGCAGTTGAGGAATACGGAATCGATAGTCCACTACTTTCCGTAGTCATCCCATTGACCGTAATCCCCACTCGCTCACGAAAAGATCGGCGTCAGAACTTCTTCCGAGAGTTGCTACCGGAAGGAAGAATGCTGACGCGGATGGCACAGGACATCAACGTGGCAGAGCAGGACGTCATTGCGTTGCTGCGAGCGTATGGGCGCGACGTTGCCGGCGCCCTCCAGATCTGGGATCCCGAGGCCCCCGGTGAGCCCAAGCAACCAGGACTTGAGCCGCTGACGGTACACGACGTCGCGGAAATGTTGTTGAACGTTCAAGACAATCCGCTAGGCAACAAACCGGTTGGCGGTAAGACCTCACTGGCCGGCGTGCAGGACAAGATCGTTCTCGCATCAACACCAGACGGCTGGAATCGTGTCATTGACGGCTATCCGTCCACTCACATCCTCAAACCCGAATCGGGCGACCACCCTACGATCATCTACGACGAGGAATACGGCTCGCGCTTCGCGCGCGCGACAGGACTCGCCGAGTTTCACACTTGGATCGAAGTATTCGAAACCACCCCGGCACTTGTGATCGAACGCTACGACCGATCGCCCGATACTCCAAGCGGACGCATCCACCAAGAGGATTTCAATCAGGCCCTTGGAGCCGGAGGAAGCCGAAAGTACCAGAGGTACGGTGGGCGCGTCAGCCTGGCACGAATTGCCAAGGTCCTGTCCACGACCGGGAACACGGAATCCCTTGAACGGTTGCTACGAATGACCGTGCTGTCGGCAGCCATCGGGAACCTGGACATGCATGCCAAAAACATCTCACTATTGCACTTTCAAGACGGCACCATGACACTTGCGCCCGCCTATGACATCGTCCCGCAATCCCACCTACCCAACGACGGCGAAATGGCCCTCGCCATCAATCACGAGTACCGTCACCAATCCATCACCCGAGATCACCTCATTGCTGAGGGCCACAACTGGGGGCTGACCAACCCCAGACAGCTGATCAACGACACTCTGGCAATCGTCCTTGAAACCGCAGCCAAGGAGGCGCCTCACCCTGCTGCTCACCCAGGACTTACCCACGACATCACACGGTTCACAACAAATCTCCTGAACAACCGCGCCGCAGGTGAACCCGACTGACAGACAAGTCGACCTCGACTCACGACGTGCATATCGTAGTCATCCCAAATGACTACGAAAACGTAGTCAGGAACAGTCCCCGCGGGCGCGAAGTCGCCTCCATTGCGACCCGGCACGCGACAATTCCACTACGGTGGGTCATGGCGACGGTGGCACTACGGACACTCCATATCAGAAATTCGATCACCTCGACCGGAAAGCTCCATCCTGTTGCCCGATGGGGCACACTGGATCTCATTGCCTGGAGGAGGGACATGAGCACTGAGGACGATGTCCGTCGGATCGCGCTCGGGTTGCCCGAGGTGACGGAACGGACTTCCTATGGCACCCCGGCTTTCTACGTGGCGGGCAAGATCTTCGCGCGGTTTCGAGAAGAACCGGGGGTGTTGGTCTGTTGGTGCCGGGATCTGGGCGACCGGGAGGCACTCTTGGCCGCCTCCCCGCAGAAGTTCTTCACGACGGACCATTATCGGGGCCATGCCAGTGTCCTCGTCCGGCTGTCTCAAGTTGACACGAATGAACTGTCCGAATTGCTCGAAGACGCCTGGGCCGCTCGGGCACCTCGTCGTCTGACGTCGGAGTAGGTCAGCCTCGTCCGGACCGAATCCGCACCAGTCCGACGAGCAACCACCCGAGACCGAACTGTCCTTCGGTCGCCAACCAGGCGATCGTCGATGCGACGCCGGCCCCGGCGATGCCCTCCAGCGCCAGCCCGGCCGGCACCCCGACGAGTACCAACGGGGTACAGGCGATGAGCAATACGGTCAGTGGCCGAGGAAGGTCGGTCGTTCGTCGAACCGCGAGACCGACCAGGGTTGTTCCGACATACGCCAGGTGCGCCAGAATCCACGCCGGTATCGCCGCTATCGCGATGACACCACCGAGTCCCGCCGACAGCATCGGCGCCAGCAACCCCAGCGTCGACCCGACCAGATGGGCGATGAGTCCGGTCATGACCAGGCCGATTCCCCACCGCCACAGTTTGCCGGAGGCGCGACTGTCCCGACTGACGCCGAGGACACCGACCAGCAGCAGTAGTCCGCCCAGAATCGCCACCCCGATCTGCGAACCGGAGGCCGCCGAGCCCAGTTCGGGCTCGCCCCACAGGCTCGATCCGGCGGCGGCGAAGACGACACCGCCGAGGACGAGGGCGCCTCGGGTAGTCGACGAGAAATTGACGGTAGACGTCATGGGAGTGTTCACCGGCCCAACGTAGGCGGCACGCCACGCCCGTCGTCTCCCCCGTAATGGGGAGGCGCGTCCTCTCGCGGGGGGCTTCCGAGTGGACGGGGGAGACGGATGTGGCGAGCGGCTCAGCTCGACTCCGGTGAAGTGGCCGATCACGGGCGAATCCGCCGAGGAAATCCGGTTGCACAGCATGTCGGTGAAGGCAAGGATCGCTGCCATGTCCACACCGTTCACCGTGAAACCGACGTTGCGGGGCGAGCTGGTCACGCTGCGCCCCATTCGACGCGGCGACGCCGACGTCCTCGGCCGTATCCTTCGGGAGGATCCGGATGTCGCGCGACTGACCGGGTACGTGCACAGCAGCACCGAGGAACCCTCGGGGCCTCCGATCGAGCAGCTGCGCGACATCTACGGGTCCTGGGCCGAGTCCGATGACCGGCTCGTACTCGGCGTGGTGGACAACGTCGACGGCGCGCTGGTCGGCGAGGTCGTGCTCTCGGACTGGAACGAGGACAACCGTTCCTGTGGCTTCCGCACGTTCATAAGCGCGGCGGGCCGTGGTCGGGGATTGGGAACCGAGGCCACCGGCATGATCATCGATTACGGTCTACAAGAGATCAATATGCACCGCATACGTCTGGAGGTATACGACTTCAACCCTCGGGCGCGCCGTGTGTATGAAAAGGTCGGTTTCGTCCACGAGGGAATTGGCCGAGACGCGCTACGCTTCGACGATCGATGGATCGATGTGCATTACATGGCGATCCTGGCGACCGATCAACGGCCCGGCGGGGGTCCACCCACCGGCCACTAGCCGAACTGGTGAATATGGACAGCAACGGTCGAGCTCGGGGTCCGGTACTCGTCACCGGTGCCACGGGAACGTTGGGGCGGGTGGTCGTGGCACGGCTTCGTTCCGTCGGGTTTCCGGTGCGCGGCCTCAGCCGCCGAAAACATCTGCCGGATGACCGCATCGACTGGGTCGTCGGAGACGTCACGACCGGTTCGGGGATCGGTTCGGCCGTCGAGGGGATCCACACCGTCGTCCATCTCGCCTCGGCGCCGTATCGGCGCGGCTACACCAGATCGGTCGAGATCGACGGGACCAGGCGACTGCTCGACGAAGCGCATACCGCCGGTGTGCAGCACATCGTCTACACCTCGATCATCGGCTGCGACCACATCCCCTGGGCCTACTTCGAGACCAAGGTGGCGGCCGAGGAGCTGATAGCGAAGGGGCCCATACCCTTCAGCATCCTGCGACTGGGCCAGTTCCACGACTTCGTCGACCGCGCGTTGAGTTCGCTGTCCGGGATCGGGCTGCTCGTCGCCGATCGAAAAGTTCTCGCGCAACCGGTCGACACCTCCGATGTGGCCGAACGAATAACCGCCGCGCTTCGAGCCGGTCCCGCTTCCGGCATCGAGGAGTTCGGCGGGCCCGAGGTTCTCGATCTACGCATCGCCGCCCAGCAGTGGTTGGCGGCGACCGGCAAACGCCGGGCGATCCTGCCCGTCAGAATCCCCGGGAAACTGGGACGAGCCTTCCGAGACGGTCACCTGACCGCACCCGCCGCCCCACGCGGCAGCCGCACCTGGCGGGAGTACCTGGCGGCCAAGTACTCCCCCGACATCACACGTTGACGCTCACGGCACCACCAGGCCGGTTCGCCATGCCCAGGCCGCCAGGCCGACTCGGTTTCGGGCACCGACCTTGCGCTGTGCATTGGCGATGTGGGTCTTGACGGTGCCGGCGGTGATGAACAGTTCGGCACCGATCTCGGCGTTGGTTCGGCCATCGGCCAACAGCACCACCACCTGCTCCTCCCGTTCCGACAGTCCGGCACCGTCACCGCGGGGCCGCGATGGCATCGAGCGGGGTGCCCCGGACCCCCGCAGCAGTCGCACCGTCAACGACGGACTGATCAGCGCGTCACCGGCACACGCCGCCCGGATCGCCTCCACCAGCAGTGCCGGCCCGGATCGTTTCAGGACGAACCCGGCGGCGCCGGCGTCGAGGGCGGCTCGAACATATTCGTCATCATCGAATGTCGTCACGACGATGACGCTCGTCGGCGTGTCGACTCTCCTGACGACTTCGATCCCGGTCACCTTGGGCATTCGGATGTCGGCGAGGACGACGTCTGGTTTCAGGCGCCGCACCGCCGCCAACGCGGCCGCGCCGTCAGGCACATCGGCGACCACCGTCATGTCGGGCTGGGAGTCGACGACCATGCGGAAACCGTGGCGTACCAGATCATCGTCGTCGGCGATGAGCACGCGAGTAGTCACAGTGGAATCACCGCCGTCACGCGCCAACCGCGAGCGCCCGGACCGGCGTCGATGGTGCCGCCCAGGTTCGCCACGTGTTCGGTGAGACCGAGCAGACCCCGGCCACCGGCAGGTCGAGTGTGGACCTCCGCATCGGGCAGGTCGTTGACCACCTCGATGTGCAGGTCGGGCTTCCGATGCCGCAGCCGGACGGTGATGTCGGCCGCACTCGGCGCGTGACGTCGGATGTTGCTCAACGACTCCACCACGACCCGGTGCGCCGCAGCGGTGACCGCCTCCGCCGGTCGAAGGGATCGCAGGTCCGGGTCGATGTCAAGGCCGATCCGCGAGCCGCTCGACTCGGTGAACCGCCGGACCAGTGTCTCGATGTCGGCGAAGTCGGCCGCCGCGTCACGGAGACGATCGTGGTGCTCCTGCAGCAACACCACGGTGCGATCCAGCGACGACAGCGCCCGAAGTCCGGCCGCCTCGATGCGTGCCAACGCCGCCAGCGCCTGTTGTGGATCGGAGGCGGCGACGAACTGCGCCGCCTGCGCCTGAACCACCATGCCGTTGACGTCGTGGGCCACGAAATCGTGAAGGTCTCGGGCCAGCGCCAACCGCTGCGACCGCCGTGCCGTCGCGACCGCCAGCTCGCTGCGCCTGCGCACGCGATGCAGGAAGCGACCGACCGCGATCGCCATCGCCGCCATCGCCAGCCACAACAGACCGAGAAGGATGAGTTCATCCTCGGGGGCGGGCGGGTCCATCAACGGCCCCAACCGAAACGGCGTCGCGAACAAGGCACCGGCTCCCGCCGCGATCACCGCGTACTCCACCATCGTGGTGGCGCGCCGTGAGGCCAGATGGAGGACGACGAGCAACAGTACGGTTTCGACGAACCACCAGAGGGCGGCCCGATTCGACGCCACACCGTCGTAGCCGACCGACACGACCGTTGAGACCAGTGCGGCGACGGCCAGCGTGATGACGTTGCGGCGCGGTCGGTCCCATACCGCCAAGGCGAGGCACGCAAAGACGGCGGGGACGGCCGCCCAGCCGACGGTGAACGAGTCCACCACCGCCCAGCCGCCCGAGATCACGACGAGGAACCCCGTCCCGACGCGAATCCACGTCCACATGTCGACGAGTGTAGACATCGAAAAGTGCCACGCCCTCTGCCGAAAAGGGGAGATGCCAGCGGTGAATTCCGCTCCACGGGGATACCGATTCACCCGCGAAGCGAAAACAGTTGAGGCATGGGCAAACTCATCACTTCCCGACGACTTCGTTGGGTGACCGCGGGACTGGCCGTGGTGCTGACCGCGAGCGCGGGAACGATCGTCTGGCAACTCTCCCAACGCAGCGAGACGCTGCTGTTGGCCGACACCGACCGCGACGGGTTGATCAGCGAGGCCGACCGTTCCGGCAGGGCGCAGTGGAGCACCGAACGCGGCGCCATCGTCGTTCCCAATCTCGATGACGACGGTGGAAACTGCGGCACCTTCACCGACGAGGAGGGCCAACGACGTGGTGACGACGCGTTGGCCGCCTGCGGTGACGCCTTCGACCAGCAGGTGAACGGCGACGCCGATCTTCTCGACCTCGCACCACTGCGGATTGAACCCATCGCCGACGTCGGCACCGACGCGTGGGCCACCGTCACCGTCGACGAGGCTTCCATCGATAGCGCTCGCCTGTTCATCCGCAGTACCGAGGGCGAGTACTCACCGCTGGCACCGGGTGAGCACATCTCCGCCGACCGGCTCCGCGGCGGCGTCGATCTGGCGTTGGAGGCCACCGACATCGCCCGTGACAGCGAGGTGTGGAACGGCTTCATCGACGTGTCACTTCAGGTGCACGATGGACAAACCGTCACGATGGACCGGGTTCGCGTCCGGGTGGCTCCGTTGCTGCTCAGCCATGACCTCAACCCCATCGACCGGATGATGATCGCCGACAACGCCACGACACCCGAGGACGCCGAACGGCACGACTACGACCCGACCACCGCCGACCCCGTCTATCCCGGAGAGGACGCGTTCCGTGACGAGTTGTCACAGGGACTGGCCGAAGCGGGACTCGACGGGCCGACCTACTACCCCACCGGCGGTGACCGATGGATGCGGGACCAGTTCATCACCGGGATGGCCGCCATGCCCGGCCCCGACGGCACGGTTCACACCATGACCGTGCTGTTGCGGTCGGCCGTGGTCGACCCGGAGGGCAGCACCGAGGAGTTTCCGCTGCGAGACGCCGGGCGCCCCGTCTACTCGATGCTGCGCGGCCCGGACGTCGCGGCGGTGCAGACGTACAGCCCGGACCGGGTCGGTGACGACGACTACAACATGCTGTGGGGGTCGTTCAACTCGACCGGGAACTTCATCGTGGCACCGCCCTACGCGACCGACGACGGCTCCTGGCCGGTGGGGCGTGTCCTCTACGGTTCCGACGGTGGCGATGCCGCACCCGATCCCGCCTTCGTCACTTTGCTTGAGGCACAACGTGATCAGGACCCGCTGCCGATCGACACCAGTTGGCTGGGCGTCGGCCACATCGACGAATTCCTCTCGTTCATTCCCGCCGACAACGACCGGGGGTGGGCGGCGGTCGTCGCCGATCCCGACCTGGGTGAGGAGCTGCTGGCGAAGCTGGTGGCCGCCGGCCGGGGGGATCATCCGCTCATGTCCGGGATCGCCGAGGGCGACCTGACCGTCGAGGAGGCGATGAAGTCGACGGATCTCACCAACGGCAACCGGATCGCGGCGGCGGGCATCGAGGCGGCGATTCGGGTGCTGACCGACGAGCTCGACCTCGGGAAGGACGAGCTCGTACGGATTCCCGCGTTGTTCACCGACCTGGTGATCGACGGCTATCCCCGTCAGGACATCGTGGCCAATCTACTGCCCGCAATCGTCAACGGTGTCGAGACCGGCACCGGGGTGTACCTGGCCGTCCGCCCACACGGCCCTCTCGACGACACCGGGAACGACGTGTTCGCCCACGCCGCCGAAACCGCGTTCGCGGCGGTGGGTGGTCGGATCGCGTGGGTTGAGGCCTTTGAGTACGGCCACGACTCCGGGACCGTCGGTGGCGAGATCCATTGCCTCACCAACACGATCCGCGAACACGTCGGCGAGCCGTGGTGGCGCGCCTGAGTCACGGATCGGCGGTGTGGGAGCTCCCGGTGAACTCCCACACCGCCGAGGCTCGTCCGCGATCCGAATACTTCCGCAAACGCATTGGTAACCCAGAAAACGAACGTCTCCCAGCCGTCTGGATAGTAGCTGCTTCCCTCAATAGTAGGAATCCACCTATAGATACTTCCGACAGGACAGTACAAAGGCTACAGTCGTGATCGATCCATCGCTGATCGTTGGAGTGCCAGGTTGCCGTCCGATTCGGTGGGCGAATACGAGGAGGTTCACCCGGTGGGGAACACCGGCGGCTTGAGAACTCGCGATCCTCTCTAGGGGCATAGAGTGGACTGGCATGCGCGAGCCAGGTCGGCAGAACTCCTCGAAGAGGACGGCAGTTATACCAACTCAGCGATGGATCCTCAAACACTTAGTCCTCTCAGGAGAGACCGATCCATCATGGATGAAAATCCGTCGCCTTCCGACAAAGCTGTGTTCGGTAGGCCACCGGCGTCGGTCATCGTCGGAACATGGACCGGATAGTAACCACCGCCGAGACGGCCGGGTTGGGGGAACGAGGCGAGACCCAGCGGGTGAACGCCGACCACGAACACCACGTCTTCGGCCCCGGAATCCTGACGCTCCTCGCTGCGGCCGGACTACTGGCCGGACATCTCGCCGGTGGTGAGGAACTGCTGCTGCCCACCGTGATCATAGCGGCGATCGGCCTGGTGATCGTCGTCATCGGGCTACCGCAACATCTCCGAGGAATCTGGCTCGTCCACCACTTCGACCACGGCATCGTGATGGAACGAACGAAGGGACGCGTCATCGCCGCGCGCTACGCCCAGATCCGCGCGGAACTGTGGACCTATCAGAGCCCCGGGGACGCCGACAGCGCCGCTCAGGACTACCTGATGCTGCAACTGGACTTCCCCAGGGGAGAGCGCTGTGTCATGGCCGAACGCGACACCGACGAGTCCTGGGTTCTCACCCGACTCGGAAACCAGTGTGGTGCGGGCGCCCCGCAACCGATCGACCATGAAACCGCCGAGCAACTGTTGAACGACCACATCTGGACCTGAGAAGTCCGCTCGGTCGATCGCCAGGGTGCGAGCCGACACCGCGATAGCGGCCGATCACCGAACCCGATCACCGCGACGCCGCATCCGACACCGGTGCCGGGCACATCTGGCCCGGCTCCACAGTCAACTCGTAGTGCCACATCTCGTTGGCGTAGGTCTGGCAGAGTCCGTACCGGTGACCGTGTTGGCTCAGCCAACTGTTGGCATCGGTCGGCCCGAAGTCGACGGCGTCGCCGCTGACGTGCCGGGACTCCTCCGCCGTCGACACCCACCTCAGCGCTTCGGTTTCACTGCCGTAGGTGTCGATCGCCTCGGCCAACAACACCTCCTGGTAGCGCTGACTGCGCCAGCCACTGGTGACGACCATGTCGACCCCCTGCGCGGCGGCATCGGTCGCGGCGGCCTGAGCGGCGGCACGAAGCCCGGGCTCCAGGTTCGCGATCGCCGGATGCGCGTCGTCGAACGGCGACAACGAATCCTCGATGTACCCGTCCTCGCGCCCGAGCGGATACGTATCGGTGGGTCGGGCCTCCCCCGGCACCGACGACGCACAACCGAGGAGCGTCAACACCATCACCGTCGCCCCCACCACCCGTGACCATCTGCTTGACATGACCCCTCCATTCGAATTGCGCGAACGAAGGCCACTCAATCGCCAGACCGGTTGCGGGAGTGTCTGCCGGTTTTCACACATTTCCGCAACACGTCCCGGACTTACACTGACCCGCGACGTCGAGGGCGTCGGGTCCTCGTTCGTCGCGCAACGGCGGGGCCGAACGGCGGTTAACGGGAGGACCGGTATGCGAGTGTTGATCGTCGAGGACGAGCCGTATCTGGCCGAAGCGGTGCAGTCGGGGCTGCGGCACGAATCGATCCCCGCCGACATCGCCCCGGACGCCGAAGCCGCGATCGAGCGGATCACCGTCAACGACTACGACGTGGTGCTGCTCGATCGGGACCTTCCCGGCATGTCCGGCGACGACGTGTGTCGCTACATCGTCCGGGAACACCCGGATGTGCGGGTCCTCATGTTGACGGCGGCCGGCCGGGTCTCGGAGAAGGTCGACGGGTTCGAACTCGGTGCCGACGACTACCTCACCAAGCCGTTCGCGTTCGAGGAACTGGTCGTTCGTCTGCGGTCGCTGGCCCGCCGTCCCGCCGCGTCGCTGCCGCCGGTTCTCGAATTCGCCGATCTCACGCTCGACGTATTCCGACGGGAGGTGTACCGCGCCGGGCGATACGTGAAGCTCACCCGCAAACAGTTCGCGGTGTTGGAGCTGCTCATGCGCGCCGACGGAGGTGTGGTCAGCGCCGAAACCCTGCTGGAGAAGGCATGGGACGAAAACGCCGACCCCTTCACCAGCGCACCCCGGGTCACCATGTCGACCCTGCGCAAGGCGTTGGGACCACCCGACCTCATTCAGACCGTCTCGGGTGCGGGCTACCGACTCATCGAACCGGAGACCGCCGGTGACTGAGAACCGCTCGGTGTTCAGCAGTGCCCGACTGCGATTGGCGGTCAGCTACGCCGCGTTTCTGGTCGCGGCCGGTGCCATGGTCATGGCCGCGGCCTACGTCGTGCTGCGGTATGTCCCGAACTATCCGCTGATGCCGGCCAACCCCAACGACCCTCCCCCGGTCGCCAGCAGACAGGACATCCTGGAAGCCCTGCTCGGCGTCTCGGCGGGGATCCTGGTCACGCTCGCCGTTGTGGGGATGGTCGGCGGTTGGTTCCTCGCCGGTTGGATCCTGCGACCGCTGAGATCCCTGTCCGAGGCGGCCCGCGTCGCCGCTACCGGGCGGCTGGATCACCGGGTACGGCTGAGTCGCCGCGACGACGAGTTCGGTGAGGTCGCCGACAGTTTCGACGGCATGCTTGAGCGGCTTCAAGACGCCTTCGCCACGCAGGAGCGCTTCGCCGCCAACGCCTCCCACGAACTGCGGACCCCGTTGGCGGTCACCGCGACCATGTTGGACGTCGCCGCCGTCAATCCCACCGAACAGGACTATCCGAAGCTGCTGGAACGGTTGCGGGAGTTGAATTCTCGTGCCATCGGCATTACCGAGGCACTGCTGCGTCTGGCGGACGCCAACGCGGTCACGGCGGCGTCGGAACCGGTCGACCTCGACGCGATCGTCAGCACCGCCCTGACCGAGGCCGTGGACGACGCCCTGCAACGCAAGGTCACCCTCAGCGGTTCGCTGAACGGCGGAGTCGTCATGGGCGACCCGGCGCTGCTGGCGCAACTGACCGACAATCTGGTGCGGAACGCGATCAGACACAACGCGACTGCGGGCTTCGCCTGGATCACGACGTATCACACCCCGACGACGGCGGTTCTGCGAGTAGAGAACTCCGGCCGCGACTACACCGCCGCGGAGGCGGCCAGGTTGCGCGAACCCTTCCTCCGCGGCCAAGGCCGAACCAGAACCGCCGGTTCCGGGTATGGCCTCGGGTTGGCCCTGGTGGCACGAATCACCGCTGTCCATAGTGGCCATTTGTCGATAGCGCCTCGCCACGGTGGCGGGCTCACGGTGACGATCACCTTCCATCGGGGCGGATGACACCAGCCATCGCGAACGCCGACAGACGGGTGGGTGGCACGGCTCAGTGAAGCCGCACCACCCAATTCCCCCGATCTATTCACCGACGACACCCGGCGTCGGCGAGTCACGACCAGCGCCATGACGGTGATCGCCGCCCTCGCAATCGGGTGGGTCGACGAGGACAACCGGCCCTCGTCAGCGCGTCTTACCAGCGCCATTGTGGTGGCCATTTCCTCTTCCCCCATGATCACGCGCCGAGCCGATTCACCCAACCGGCACGACGAACCAGTCAACATGGACTGTGGACGGCCCACACATGACTGTCGACTTGATACATCCGAGCGACGCTAACATCACCGAGAATCACCGCCGCGCAACCACATCCGAATCCCACCCAACCGAGGGATTGCCGGGTGGGGTTCGGCGAGAAGTTCGACTTCACCTGGACGAGTGAGACCGTCGTCGTCCCGACGGCCACCCCGACGGCCCACTCGGAACGACACACGGCTGCTGTCGGCCGCTCCTTTCACCCGAATGCCGAGCGTCGATCATCGACGACATCAGCGCTGGTCAGCGGCGGATCGACCTGACCGGCGTCGCGGAATCCGAGGCCACCGACAAACCGGCGTACACCGCGCCGAACCGGCGCCCGCGCTTCGCAACCACGATGGTCGGCACACCACCCGTGACCGACGCTTAAGTTGCGTTACGGAAAACCGCCCGGCTAGTATCGCCGCACTTCGCGCGACGCTTTTAGGACAGGGGAACAGCCGACCACGAAAGGACCACACCATGACGCCCGATGACAAGGCCACACTCACATCCGACCCGGGACCCGTAACCTCCGAAGTGGAGTCACACGCCGAGGCGGTCGTCGAGGACTTCGACCCGTCGATCGGGGAAGACCAACCGCCCCACCCGTTGACGGTCAACCTGCGTGCCGCCGGGGATTCGGCGATCCGGTTGGCAGAGGGAGTCAAAGCGACCGCGGTCACCGGCGCGCAGATCGCGCAGAAGAAGCTGGTCGAAGCCTCCGACGCCGGAGTCCGGACCGCCAAACGCGTTCCCGGGAAAGCCTGGGTCGCAGTGGGGATCGGCGTAGCCGCAACGGGTCTGGCCATCCTGGTATTGAGCCGTCGCTCTGACCCGCCGCGTCGGAGTTTGGCCCGTACACGGCGCCTACTGTCAAACGCCATGCCAGACGGTCGCTTCGCGGTGATGTTTCGCCGACGCGGATGACAGGGCGCCACAGCTTCCACCACCCGTGAAGGCCACCGAACGACCGTGGCGACGCACGCCCTCCAGAGCATCCGATCCCGGTTTCGACCAATTGACGCGGCGGCGGATGCTCCGGCAACGGGCGGCGAGTGTTACGTCAGATAGGCGAGCCCGGCCTGGCCCAGCAGGGCGAAGAGAACGCCCCACAGGATGATCGAGATGATCTGCCACACGATGACGGCGTTTCGTGACGCCCCGAAGGAGACCATCATCGCGGAGGTGATCTGACTGGGCAGGACGGCTTGGCCGAGCAGGCTGACGCCGGGTACTCCGAACCGGTCGAACATCCGCCGTACCCGGGCGCGCCTGGCCGACGTCGGTGCTTCGGCGTCCGCGCCCTTGCGGGCCAGAATCTTCCGTCGCGTGGCGTCGGCGGTCAGAACGAAGGCCAGCATGCTGGCGATGTTTCCGATGACGGCGGCCAGCACCGCGATCGGTGCCGGAATCCCCGCGACGACGCCGATCAGCGTCCCGAAGTAGGACTCGATGAACGGGATCGCCGCGGCGAGCATGACGCCGCACCATTGAAGCCATTCGGGAAGTGACTGGGTGAATGTGACCAGGCCCTCGTACATGCCTGCCTTCCTCTGGGGTGATGGGAGTGTCAAGGGGACTTGACATGTAAAGCGTACTTGTCACCATCGCCGAGTGTCAAGTGTGCTTTACATCGCCCGAGTCATCGTCTAGCGTGAACACGTGCGGAGCAAGGTGAAGGAACTGAGGACCCGACAGGGTTTGTCACAACAGGTTCTGGCGTCCGCCGTCGGGGTGTCACGGCAGACGATCAACGCGATCGAAA
Proteins encoded:
- a CDS encoding response regulator transcription factor, encoding MRVLIVEDEPYLAEAVQSGLRHESIPADIAPDAEAAIERITVNDYDVVLLDRDLPGMSGDDVCRYIVREHPDVRVLMLTAAGRVSEKVDGFELGADDYLTKPFAFEELVVRLRSLARRPAASLPPVLEFADLTLDVFRREVYRAGRYVKLTRKQFAVLELLMRADGGVVSAETLLEKAWDENADPFTSAPRVTMSTLRKALGPPDLIQTVSGAGYRLIEPETAGD
- a CDS encoding protein-arginine deiminase family protein encodes the protein MGKLITSRRLRWVTAGLAVVLTASAGTIVWQLSQRSETLLLADTDRDGLISEADRSGRAQWSTERGAIVVPNLDDDGGNCGTFTDEEGQRRGDDALAACGDAFDQQVNGDADLLDLAPLRIEPIADVGTDAWATVTVDEASIDSARLFIRSTEGEYSPLAPGEHISADRLRGGVDLALEATDIARDSEVWNGFIDVSLQVHDGQTVTMDRVRVRVAPLLLSHDLNPIDRMMIADNATTPEDAERHDYDPTTADPVYPGEDAFRDELSQGLAEAGLDGPTYYPTGGDRWMRDQFITGMAAMPGPDGTVHTMTVLLRSAVVDPEGSTEEFPLRDAGRPVYSMLRGPDVAAVQTYSPDRVGDDDYNMLWGSFNSTGNFIVAPPYATDDGSWPVGRVLYGSDGGDAAPDPAFVTLLEAQRDQDPLPIDTSWLGVGHIDEFLSFIPADNDRGWAAVVADPDLGEELLAKLVAAGRGDHPLMSGIAEGDLTVEEAMKSTDLTNGNRIAAAGIEAAIRVLTDELDLGKDELVRIPALFTDLVIDGYPRQDIVANLLPAIVNGVETGTGVYLAVRPHGPLDDTGNDVFAHAAETAFAAVGGRIAWVEAFEYGHDSGTVGGEIHCLTNTIREHVGEPWWRA
- a CDS encoding sensor histidine kinase, which gives rise to MTENRSVFSSARLRLAVSYAAFLVAAGAMVMAAAYVVLRYVPNYPLMPANPNDPPPVASRQDILEALLGVSAGILVTLAVVGMVGGWFLAGWILRPLRSLSEAARVAATGRLDHRVRLSRRDDEFGEVADSFDGMLERLQDAFATQERFAANASHELRTPLAVTATMLDVAAVNPTEQDYPKLLERLRELNSRAIGITEALLRLADANAVTAASEPVDLDAIVSTALTEAVDDALQRKVTLSGSLNGGVVMGDPALLAQLTDNLVRNAIRHNATAGFAWITTYHTPTTAVLRVENSGRDYTAAEAARLREPFLRGQGRTRTAGSGYGLGLALVARITAVHSGHLSIAPRHGGGLTVTITFHRGG
- a CDS encoding M15 family metallopeptidase, which gives rise to MSSRWSRVVGATVMVLTLLGCASSVPGEARPTDTYPLGREDGYIEDSLSPFDDAHPAIANLEPGLRAAAQAAATDAAAQGVDMVVTSGWRSQRYQEVLLAEAIDTYGSETEALRWVSTAEESRHVSGDAVDFGPTDANSWLSQHGHRYGLCQTYANEMWHYELTVEPGQMCPAPVSDAASR
- a CDS encoding helix-turn-helix transcriptional regulator, translating into MRSKVKELRTRQGLSQQVLASAVGVSRQTINAIETGRYDPSLTLAVHLARFFGSTVEEVFDVE